From Desulfolucanica intricata, the proteins below share one genomic window:
- a CDS encoding RNA polymerase sigma factor: protein MFYITNDQALAEDVTQEVFIKVYNKIEHLSDASKVEAWLYRVTTNVSYDLLNQRNKLIPIEKEINVYKDEYSDKSIYAKEIQMDIEKSLLALPPEFQEVFYLKYIKELTTKQISQMLEIPEGTVKSRLRRARNLVIKKLKTPGEDIGAEG, encoded by the coding sequence ATATTTTATATAACTAATGACCAGGCATTGGCAGAAGATGTTACTCAGGAGGTCTTTATCAAAGTATATAATAAAATAGAGCACTTAAGTGATGCCTCCAAGGTTGAGGCCTGGCTGTATAGAGTGACAACTAATGTTTCTTATGACCTTCTAAATCAACGTAATAAACTTATACCCATAGAAAAAGAAATTAATGTTTACAAAGATGAATATTCGGATAAATCTATTTACGCTAAAGAAATACAAATGGATATTGAAAAATCGCTCCTAGCGCTACCACCCGAATTCCAAGAAGTTTTCTACCTGAAATACATTAAAGAACTAACTACTAAACAAATAAGTCAAATGCTTGAAATTCCTGAGGGAACTGTTAAATCTAGACTCAGGAGAGCCCGGAATCTTGTAATTAAAAAATTAAAAACACCTGGAGAGGATATTGGTGCAGAAGGATAA
- a CDS encoding DUF4367 domain-containing protein, which translates to MQKDNIDELIRSTLRERIDRNSPNPKADLIWSKIEHEINQIQKKNKNKFLYLSTAAIMVVFAIASLSYPQSVTAIGKKILKKVNTLLIGDSVIIRDRLTYEEKTPNGLQEPVSNNGMYKMDLDSLLKTATFKISIPQYLPEGYVLKDISWNQIDNLNGEAILSYIKNDLILLVRQKNITDEYTSGQGFDVEDSEVKEIKLKNGITATLIIREKNGWYKLSWIKSNIYYQVSGKMGQDEVIKIANSL; encoded by the coding sequence GTGCAGAAGGATAATATAGATGAGTTGATTAGATCTACTCTACGAGAGAGAATTGATAGAAATAGCCCTAATCCCAAGGCCGATTTAATTTGGTCAAAAATAGAGCATGAAATTAATCAAATTCAGAAGAAAAATAAAAATAAGTTTTTGTATCTTTCTACTGCTGCTATAATGGTGGTATTTGCTATAGCATCACTTTCCTATCCACAGTCGGTGACGGCTATTGGTAAAAAGATATTAAAAAAAGTAAATACTTTACTCATTGGAGATAGTGTAATAATAAGAGATAGATTAACATACGAAGAAAAAACACCTAATGGGTTACAAGAACCAGTTTCAAATAATGGTATGTACAAGATGGATTTAGATAGCTTATTAAAAACGGCAACTTTTAAAATAAGTATTCCTCAATATCTACCAGAAGGTTATGTGCTGAAGGACATTTCTTGGAACCAAATTGATAATTTAAATGGGGAGGCTATATTAAGTTATATTAAAAATGATTTAATTTTACTTGTAAGGCAAAAAAATATTACTGATGAATATACATCCGGTCAAGGATTTGATGTAGAGGATAGTGAGGTTAAAGAAATCAAACTTAAAAACGGTATAACTGCTACTCTAATAATTAGAGAAAAGAACGGATGGTATAAACTATCTTGGATAAAATCTAATATTTACTACCAGGTTTCAGGAAAAATGGGCCAAGATGAAGTAATAAAAATTGCTAATTCGCTATAA